A region of Massilia sp. KIM DNA encodes the following proteins:
- a CDS encoding ferritin-like domain-containing protein, whose amino-acid sequence MERPTELRAAALQALLDPDPATKTAAVAAMADACRAGAFALDADAPMTSQGAIPGRPARPELVPPRLVGRRSMASTEGRAMLIHALAHIEFNAINLALDALWRFPGMPRAYYLDWLRVAHEEAIHFGMLSAHLATLGHAYGDFPGHDSLWEMVEKTRADVLARMALVPRTLEARGLDAIPPLRAKLAQAGDHAAAAILDRLLADEVGHVEIGNRWYLHLCAGRGLDPAPTYDELTVRYGAPVLKGPFNVEARRQAGFSEAELQRYA is encoded by the coding sequence ATGGAGCGACCCACCGAGCTGCGCGCGGCCGCACTGCAGGCCCTGCTCGACCCTGACCCCGCCACCAAGACCGCCGCCGTCGCGGCCATGGCCGACGCCTGCCGCGCCGGCGCCTTCGCGCTCGACGCCGACGCCCCGATGACGTCGCAGGGGGCGATTCCGGGCCGCCCGGCACGCCCCGAGCTGGTGCCGCCGCGCCTGGTCGGACGGCGTTCGATGGCCAGCACCGAAGGGCGCGCGATGCTGATCCACGCCCTGGCCCACATCGAGTTCAACGCCATCAACCTGGCGCTGGACGCGCTGTGGCGCTTTCCCGGCATGCCGCGCGCCTATTACCTGGATTGGCTGCGCGTGGCGCACGAGGAGGCGATCCATTTCGGCATGCTGTCGGCCCACCTGGCCACCCTTGGCCATGCCTATGGCGACTTCCCCGGCCACGACAGCCTGTGGGAGATGGTCGAGAAGACCCGCGCCGACGTGCTGGCGCGCATGGCCCTGGTGCCGCGCACGCTGGAGGCGCGCGGGCTGGACGCGATCCCGCCGCTGCGCGCCAAGCTGGCCCAGGCCGGCGACCATGCGGCGGCCGCCATCCTCGACCGCCTGCTGGCCGACGAAGTGGGGCACGTCGAGATCGGCAACCGCTGGTACCTGCACCTGTGCGCCGGGCGCGGGCTGGACCCGGCGCCGACCTACGACGAACTGACCGTGCGCTATGGGGCGCCGGTGCTCAAGGGGCCGTTCAACGTCGAGGCGCGCCGCCAGGCCGGCTTCAGCGAAGCCGAGCTGCAGCGCTACGCCTGA
- a CDS encoding bifunctional diguanylate cyclase/phosphodiesterase: MMTPRSTPDPQRRLDELLQHLPAGVVVHDADGRILSANALACRLLGRDEGELVGMRSDTAAWSFLHDDNTPMRADEFPVNRVLRSGEAVSHLVVGLQRPPPGHVRWVLCNAYPERGPDGALAQVVVCFTDCTALKHAQSTAQKSEERLRLALRGSTDAIWDWDLRNDEVYYSDRWWEMLGYTPDELPSNPDTWVDLTHPDDLDRVHAVLAGLMADGPESFSFELRLCHKQGHYVPILARGFVLRDAGGAALRLSGTNTDLTERKRAEQRIHELANFDPLTGLPNRRQVIEQLGCTVARARRQQHYAALLFIDLDNFKLLNDTLGHDVGDELLRHVAQRLRAVLRGSDLLSRLGGDEFVVILDALDPCPDEAAAEARRVASKILAGLCQPYQLGGHLATSTPSIGIAMFDGEPVALETLLKQADLAMYRAKAEGRNTVRFFEPGMQAAADRQMALEAALRGALGGSEFVLHCQPQFARDGSLVGAEALVRWDRGPLGLVPPGEFIGLAESSGLIGALGRHVLEQGCGLLARWRHDPRLARLKLAINVSVHQLREPGFPESVGAALAASGAPAHLLVLEITESVFAENLPEVTERMERLRALGVRFALDDFGTGYSSLAYLRRLPLATLKIDRSFVHEAHEDPGAATIVEAIVALARKLGLETVAEGVELDAQRRYLEACGCDGLQGYLLGRPVPVAEFERRYGGGGAS, translated from the coding sequence ATGATGACGCCCCGCTCGACGCCCGATCCCCAACGGCGCCTGGACGAGCTGCTCCAGCATCTCCCGGCGGGCGTCGTCGTGCACGACGCCGATGGACGCATCCTGTCGGCCAACGCGCTCGCCTGTCGCCTGCTGGGCCGGGATGAGGGCGAGCTGGTCGGGATGCGCTCCGATACCGCGGCCTGGTCTTTCCTGCATGACGACAACACGCCGATGCGGGCCGACGAGTTTCCGGTCAACCGGGTATTGCGCAGCGGCGAAGCGGTGTCGCACCTCGTGGTGGGCCTGCAACGGCCGCCGCCGGGCCATGTCCGCTGGGTGCTCTGCAATGCCTATCCGGAGCGGGGGCCGGATGGCGCGCTGGCCCAGGTCGTGGTCTGCTTCACCGACTGCACCGCCCTCAAGCATGCGCAGTCGACCGCCCAGAAATCGGAAGAGCGCCTGCGCCTGGCCCTGCGCGGCTCCACCGACGCCATCTGGGACTGGGATCTGCGTAACGACGAGGTCTATTATTCCGATCGCTGGTGGGAGATGCTGGGCTACACGCCCGACGAACTGCCGAGCAACCCCGACACCTGGGTCGACCTGACCCACCCCGACGACCTCGACAGGGTACATGCCGTCCTCGCCGGGCTGATGGCCGATGGCCCCGAGAGCTTCAGCTTCGAGCTGCGGCTGTGCCACAAGCAGGGCCACTACGTCCCGATCCTGGCGCGCGGCTTCGTGCTGCGCGACGCCGGCGGCGCGGCGCTGCGCCTGTCCGGCACCAACACCGATCTCACCGAGCGCAAGCGCGCCGAGCAGCGCATCCACGAGCTGGCCAATTTCGATCCGCTCACCGGACTGCCGAACCGCCGCCAGGTGATCGAGCAGCTCGGCTGCACGGTGGCGCGGGCCCGGCGCCAACAGCATTACGCGGCCCTGCTGTTCATCGACCTCGACAACTTCAAGCTGCTCAACGACACCCTGGGCCACGACGTCGGCGACGAACTGCTGCGCCACGTGGCCCAGCGCCTGCGCGCCGTCCTGCGCGGCAGCGACCTGCTGTCGCGCCTGGGCGGCGACGAGTTCGTGGTCATCCTCGACGCGCTCGACCCCTGCCCCGACGAAGCCGCAGCCGAGGCGCGACGGGTCGCGTCCAAGATCCTGGCCGGCTTGTGCCAGCCCTACCAGCTCGGCGGACACCTCGCCACCAGTACCCCGAGCATCGGGATCGCCATGTTCGACGGCGAGCCGGTCGCCCTCGAAACCCTGCTCAAGCAGGCCGACCTGGCCATGTACCGCGCCAAGGCCGAGGGCCGCAACACCGTGCGCTTCTTCGAGCCTGGGATGCAGGCGGCGGCCGACCGCCAGATGGCGCTGGAGGCGGCGCTGCGCGGGGCGCTGGGCGGCAGCGAGTTCGTGCTGCATTGCCAGCCCCAGTTCGCGCGCGACGGCAGCCTGGTCGGCGCCGAGGCCCTGGTGCGCTGGGACCGCGGTCCCCTGGGCCTGGTGCCGCCGGGGGAATTCATCGGCCTGGCCGAGTCCTCCGGGCTGATCGGCGCGCTCGGGCGCCACGTGCTGGAACAGGGCTGCGGTCTGCTGGCGCGCTGGCGCCACGATCCGCGCCTGGCCCGGCTCAAGCTCGCGATCAACGTGAGCGTGCACCAGTTGCGCGAGCCCGGCTTTCCGGAAAGCGTGGGCGCCGCCCTCGCGGCCAGCGGCGCTCCCGCCCACCTGCTGGTGCTCGAGATCACCGAGAGCGTGTTCGCCGAAAACCTGCCGGAAGTGACCGAACGCATGGAGCGCCTGCGCGCGCTCGGCGTGCGCTTCGCGCTGGACGACTTCGGCACCGGCTATTCCTCGCTGGCCTATCTGCGCCGCCTGCCGCTCGCGACCCTCAAGATCGACCGCTCCTTCGTGCACGAGGCCCACGAGGACCCCGGCGCAGCCACCATCGTCGAGGCCATCGTCGCCCTGGCGCGCAAGCTGGGGCTGGAAACCGTGGCCGAGGGCGTGGAACTGGACGCCCAGCGGCGCTACCTCGAGGCCTGCGGCTGCGACGGCCTGCAGGGCTACCTGCTCGGGCGTCCGGTCCCGGTCGCCGAATTCGAGCGCCGCTATGGGGGCGGGGGCGCGTCCTAG
- a CDS encoding DNA polymerase II produces the protein MDAAGAPQRGFLLTRHWRDTDAGCEVEFWLATEAGPRRVRLAPAMPVAFVAAELRATVEQLLEREKGWELRELALCDFRHRQVLGLYCRHYRQLLRIEKRLRQHGVALYEADVRPPERYLMERFITAPVVFAGTPAGDGRLLLDGQLKPDPDYRPRISTVSLDIETTFQGELYSIALEGCGQRQVYMLGPPNGDPALCADLGIDLEYCATRVELLDRLEAWFERHDPDAIIGWNVVQFDLRVLQQHAERFKRPLRLGRDGGALEWREDRGGQEHYFVGIPGRLVIDGIEALRSATWSFPSFSLESVSQTLLGEGKAIENPHDRMAEIDRMFAQDKPLLARYNLKDCELVTRIFDKTGLMAFLLERASVTGLAADRSGGSVAAFEHLYMPVMHRQGRVAPNIGDVPGADSPGGFVMDSRSGLYDSVLVLDYKSLYPSIIRTFLIDPVGLVEGLREPEEATVPGFRGARFSRTRHCLPGIVTRIWAGREAAKRERNAPLSQALKIIMNAFYGVLGTTGCRFFDPRLASSITMRGHEIMHRTRELIEEQGYQVIYGDTDSTFVWLGRAHADAEAERIGRALVDHVNGWWRSHLKEELGLDSALELEYDVHFRRFLMPTVRGSEEGSKKRYAGLAGTADGGEEMVYKGLETVRTDWTPLAQQFQQGLYERIFKGQPYAAWLQDYVAATLRGDHDALLVYRKRLRRPLEDYQRNVPPHVRAARMADEHFERQGRPPIYRRGGWIRYVMTTNGPEPLETLHSPIDYEHYLSRQLEPVADAILPFLGERFDRLTSRQGALF, from the coding sequence ATGGACGCTGCCGGCGCCCCGCAGCGGGGCTTCCTCCTGACGCGCCACTGGCGCGACACCGACGCCGGCTGCGAGGTCGAGTTCTGGCTCGCCACCGAGGCCGGGCCGCGCCGGGTGCGCCTGGCGCCGGCCATGCCGGTGGCCTTCGTGGCGGCCGAGCTGCGCGCTACGGTCGAGCAGTTGCTGGAGCGCGAGAAGGGCTGGGAGCTGCGCGAGCTCGCCCTGTGCGACTTCCGCCACCGGCAGGTGCTGGGCCTGTACTGCCGCCACTACCGCCAGCTGCTGCGCATCGAGAAGCGCCTGCGCCAGCACGGCGTGGCGCTGTACGAAGCCGACGTGCGCCCGCCCGAGCGCTACCTGATGGAACGCTTCATCACCGCGCCGGTGGTCTTCGCCGGCACGCCGGCGGGCGACGGCCGCCTGCTGCTGGACGGGCAGCTCAAGCCCGACCCCGACTACCGCCCGCGCATCTCCACCGTCTCGCTCGACATCGAGACCACCTTCCAGGGCGAGCTGTATTCGATCGCGCTGGAGGGCTGCGGGCAGCGCCAGGTCTACATGCTGGGCCCGCCCAACGGCGACCCGGCGCTGTGCGCCGACCTCGGCATCGATCTGGAATACTGCGCCACCCGGGTCGAGCTGCTCGACCGGCTGGAAGCCTGGTTCGAGCGCCACGACCCGGACGCCATCATCGGCTGGAACGTGGTCCAGTTCGACCTGCGCGTGCTGCAGCAGCATGCGGAGCGCTTCAAGCGCCCGCTGCGCCTCGGGCGCGACGGCGGCGCGCTCGAATGGCGCGAGGACCGCGGCGGCCAGGAGCACTACTTCGTCGGCATTCCCGGGCGCCTGGTCATCGACGGCATCGAGGCCCTGCGCTCGGCCACCTGGAGCTTCCCGTCCTTCAGCCTGGAAAGCGTGTCCCAGACCCTGCTGGGCGAGGGAAAGGCGATCGAGAATCCGCACGACCGGATGGCCGAGATCGACCGCATGTTCGCCCAGGACAAGCCGCTGCTGGCGCGCTATAACCTGAAGGACTGCGAGCTGGTCACCCGCATCTTCGACAAGACCGGCCTGATGGCCTTCCTGCTCGAACGGGCCAGCGTGACCGGACTGGCGGCCGACCGCAGCGGCGGTTCGGTGGCCGCCTTCGAGCACCTGTACATGCCGGTCATGCACCGCCAGGGCCGGGTCGCGCCCAACATCGGCGACGTGCCCGGCGCGGACAGCCCGGGCGGCTTCGTGATGGATTCGCGCTCCGGCCTGTACGACTCGGTCCTGGTGCTCGACTACAAGAGCCTCTACCCCTCGATCATCCGCACCTTCCTGATAGACCCGGTGGGCCTTGTCGAAGGCCTGCGCGAGCCCGAGGAAGCGACCGTGCCGGGCTTTCGCGGCGCGCGCTTCTCGCGCACCAGGCATTGCCTGCCCGGGATCGTGACCCGCATCTGGGCCGGACGCGAGGCCGCCAAGCGCGAGCGCAACGCGCCCCTGTCGCAGGCGCTCAAGATCATCATGAACGCCTTCTACGGGGTGCTGGGCACCACCGGCTGCCGCTTCTTCGATCCGCGCCTGGCGTCCTCGATCACCATGCGCGGCCACGAGATCATGCACCGCACCCGCGAACTGATCGAGGAGCAGGGCTACCAGGTGATCTACGGCGACACCGATTCGACCTTCGTCTGGCTCGGGCGCGCCCACGCGGACGCCGAGGCCGAGCGCATCGGGCGCGCCCTGGTCGACCACGTCAACGGCTGGTGGCGCAGCCACCTGAAAGAGGAGCTGGGGCTGGACAGCGCGCTGGAGCTGGAGTACGACGTGCACTTCCGGCGCTTCCTGATGCCGACCGTGCGCGGCTCGGAGGAGGGCAGCAAGAAGCGCTACGCCGGGCTGGCCGGCACCGCGGACGGCGGCGAGGAGATGGTCTACAAGGGACTGGAGACGGTGCGCACCGACTGGACGCCGCTGGCGCAGCAGTTCCAGCAGGGGCTCTACGAGCGCATCTTCAAGGGCCAGCCCTATGCCGCCTGGCTGCAGGACTACGTGGCCGCCACCCTGCGCGGCGATCACGACGCGCTGCTGGTCTACCGCAAGCGCCTGCGCCGTCCGCTCGAGGACTACCAGCGCAACGTGCCGCCCCACGTGCGGGCGGCGCGCATGGCGGACGAGCATTTCGAGCGCCAGGGGCGGCCGCCGATCTACCGCAGGGGCGGCTGGATACGCTACGTGATGACGACCAACGGCCCGGAACCGCTCGAGACCCTGCACTCGCCGATCGACTACGAGCACTACCTGAGCCGGCAGCTGGAGCCGGTGGCGGACGCCATCCTGCCTTTCCTGGGCGAGCGCTTCGACCGCCTGACCAGCCGCCAGGGCGCCTTGTTCTAG
- a CDS encoding NAD(P)/FAD-dependent oxidoreductase has product MSAYRIGIVGAGTAGLASAIAFARAGHEVEVFEKHPALSTLGAGVLIQPQGVAAFGDLGVGPAFEQASVPVRRLIGHCERGWPLVDIAYDALEARAVSRAALGGVLLRECERLGVRLRFGAEVETVAGQGRHGVVVAGGVAHHYDLAVIANGASSLLPAASGLAVRATPYRWGALWSLIDLDDWPQPEVLAQRYGGTERMFGIMPTERIDGRLRVSLFWSLRRDRHQAWLDTPIADFRRELLALWPEAEPVVRRIHGHDQFAFAAYCHARPRTLAQGRVCIVGDAGHAMSPQLGLGTTLAVQDALALAARVGQAGPERGALAYSKSRLGAVRAYQALSRALTPCFQRDGRGLWRDLLFAGALHLPGTRWLMRRSIAAPRRSVRQAWAATGAPELPGAD; this is encoded by the coding sequence ATGTCAGCCTACCGCATCGGCATCGTCGGCGCCGGCACTGCGGGCCTCGCGAGCGCGATCGCCTTCGCCCGCGCCGGACACGAGGTCGAGGTATTCGAAAAGCACCCTGCCCTGTCCACCCTGGGCGCCGGGGTGCTCATCCAGCCGCAGGGCGTGGCCGCGTTCGGAGACCTGGGCGTGGGCCCGGCCTTCGAACAGGCCAGCGTGCCGGTCCGGCGCCTGATCGGCCATTGCGAGCGCGGCTGGCCCCTGGTCGACATCGCCTACGACGCCCTGGAGGCGCGCGCCGTCAGCCGCGCGGCCCTGGGCGGTGTGCTGCTGCGCGAGTGCGAGCGGCTCGGCGTGCGCCTGCGCTTCGGGGCCGAGGTGGAAACGGTCGCCGGGCAGGGCCGGCACGGCGTGGTGGTCGCGGGCGGCGTCGCCCACCACTACGACCTCGCGGTGATCGCCAACGGCGCCAGCTCGCTGCTGCCCGCGGCCAGCGGCCTGGCGGTGCGCGCGACGCCCTACCGCTGGGGCGCGCTGTGGTCGCTGATCGACCTCGACGACTGGCCCCAGCCCGAGGTGCTGGCCCAGCGCTATGGCGGCACCGAGCGCATGTTCGGCATCATGCCGACCGAGCGCATCGATGGACGCCTGCGCGTGTCCCTGTTCTGGAGCCTGCGCCGCGACCGCCACCAGGCCTGGCTGGATACCCCCATCGCCGACTTCCGGCGCGAACTGCTCGCCCTGTGGCCCGAGGCCGAGCCGGTCGTGCGGCGCATCCACGGGCATGATCAGTTCGCCTTCGCGGCGTATTGCCACGCGCGGCCACGCACTCTGGCCCAGGGCCGGGTCTGCATCGTCGGCGACGCCGGCCATGCCATGAGCCCGCAACTGGGCCTGGGCACGACCCTGGCGGTGCAGGATGCGCTGGCCCTCGCCGCCCGGGTCGGCCAGGCCGGACCGGAACGGGGAGCGCTCGCGTATTCGAAGAGCCGGCTGGGCGCCGTGCGCGCCTACCAGGCCCTGAGCCGGGCGCTGACGCCCTGCTTCCAGCGCGATGGGCGCGGCCTGTGGCGCGACCTGCTGTTCGCCGGGGCGCTGCACCTGCCCGGCACGCGCTGGCTGATGCGGCGCAGTATCGCGGCGCCGCGGCGCAGCGTGCGCCAGGCCTGGGCCGCCACGGGCGCGCCGGAGCTCCCGGGAGCGGACTAG
- a CDS encoding LytTR family DNA-binding domain-containing protein, with protein MTRALIAEDEPILAAVLAKTLQRLWPGLEIVATAPNGVAAVEQALALRPEVLFFDIRMPGLSGLEAAEELAERWEGPEPFPQVVFVTAYDDYAVQAFERAAADYVLKPVSEERLARTVDRLRARLASPAPEVATAGEGALSQLVSQLQALLPQGGSPERLTTIRAAVGNMVRMIPVSEVVLFQAVDKYVNVATADSEALIRLPLKDLLPQLDPQEFQQINRGTVVNMRCVASATRDTMGKTVLHLRNRPEKPRVSPVYAHLFRQM; from the coding sequence ACCCTGCAGCGCCTCTGGCCCGGGCTGGAGATCGTGGCCACCGCGCCCAACGGGGTGGCGGCGGTCGAGCAGGCCCTGGCCCTGCGCCCCGAGGTGCTGTTCTTCGACATCCGCATGCCGGGCTTGAGCGGGCTGGAGGCGGCCGAGGAGCTGGCCGAACGCTGGGAGGGGCCGGAGCCTTTCCCGCAGGTGGTGTTCGTCACCGCCTACGACGACTACGCGGTGCAGGCCTTCGAGCGCGCCGCCGCCGACTACGTGCTCAAGCCGGTCAGCGAGGAGCGCCTGGCGCGCACGGTCGACAGGCTGCGCGCGCGGCTAGCGTCGCCGGCGCCCGAGGTCGCCACCGCCGGGGAAGGCGCGCTGTCGCAGCTGGTGAGCCAGTTGCAGGCGCTGCTGCCGCAGGGCGGCTCGCCCGAGCGCCTCACCACCATCCGCGCGGCGGTGGGCAATATGGTGCGCATGATTCCCGTGTCCGAGGTGGTGCTGTTCCAGGCGGTCGACAAGTACGTCAACGTGGCCACGGCCGACAGCGAGGCCCTGATCCGCCTGCCCCTGAAGGACCTGCTGCCCCAGCTCGACCCGCAGGAGTTCCAGCAGATCAACCGGGGGACGGTGGTCAACATGCGCTGCGTGGCCAGCGCCACGCGCGACACCATGGGCAAGACGGTCCTGCACCTGCGCAACCGGCCCGAGAAGCCGCGCGTGAGCCCGGTCTATGCCCACCTGTTCCGGCAGATGTAG